Proteins found in one Sphaeramia orbicularis chromosome 8, fSphaOr1.1, whole genome shotgun sequence genomic segment:
- the csdc2b gene encoding cold shock domain-containing protein C2: protein MADPSLTSPSETPLRSPNSSLTLSFPFLREGSRVWKEGAEEPLPRDLPSPLPTKRTRTYSATVRAHSGPVFKGVCKNFSRSQGHGFIRPSHGGDDIFVHISDIEGEYVPVEGDEVTYKVCRVPPKNLKVQAVEVKITHLNPGTKHETWSGQIISS, encoded by the exons ATGGCAGACCCCAGCCTCACGTCGCCTTCTGAGACCCCCCTGCGTTCCCCAAACTCCTCACTGACGCTCTCTTTCCCCTTTCTGAGAGAGGGGAGTCGTGTGTGGAAGGAAGGAGCAGAGGAACCTCTGCCCCGGGATCTGCCCAGCCCACTGCCAACCAAACGCACCCGTACCTACTCAGC GACAGTACGTGCTCACTCAGGTCCAGTGTTCAAGGGTGTGTGTAAAAACTTCTCCAGGTCACAGGGTCACGGCTTTATCCGGCCCTCCCACGGTGGTGACGACATCTTTGTTCACATCTCAGA CATTGAAGGAGAGTATGTCCCAGTTGAGGGAGACGAGGTCACGTACAAAGTGTGCCGCGTCCCACCCAAGAACTTGAAGGTGCAGGCAGTGGAAGTGAAGATCACACATCTCAACCCAGGGACGAAACACGAGACCTGGTCCGGGCAGATCATCAGCTCGTAG